From Halomarina ordinaria:
ACCCTCCGCCACTCCTACGACTCGGGGGCGTGGCTGACGAACGCCAGGATGAAACGCCACCTGCGCGACTCCGAACGCCCCTTCTTCGCCTTCCTCAACTACTTCGAACCCCACCTGGAGTACGACCCGCCGGCGCGCTACCGGGAGCGGTTCCTGCCCGCCCACCTCTCGGCGGCGGACCTCGACCGCGTGAACCAGAACGCGTGGGCGTACCTCACCGGGGCCGTGACGATGACCGAGCGCGACTTCGACGCGCTGGAGGCGCTCTACCGCGCGGAGCTCAACTACCTCGACGACCGCATCGGTCGCCTCGCCGCCTTCCTCCGCGAGCGCGGCACCCTCGACGAGACGCTGTTCGTGGTCGTGGGCGACCACGGCGAGAACATCGGCGACCACGGGATGATGGACCACCAGTTCTGCCTCTACGACACGCTGTTGCACGTCCCCCTCGTCGTCCGCTACCCGCCGGCGTTCGACCCCGGCACGACGACGGACGCGCTCGTCGAGGTGCGCGACCTCCTGCCCACCCTCCTCGACGCCTGCGGCCTCGACGCCCCGACGGAGGAGACGGTCTCGGCGCACTCCGTCCGCCCCGACGCGACGGGGACGGTCCCCGCCCGCGAGTACGTCGTCGCGGAGTACGCCGCCCCGCAGCCGTCGATCGACGTCGTCCGCGAGCGCGCCGCGGACGGACCTGGAGGAGGCGAAGCCACGCCCGACGCGCTCGAACGCTTCGACCGGGGGCTTCGCTGTCTCCGGACGACCGAGTGGAAGTACGTCGAGGGGACCGACGGCAGCGAGGCACTGTACCACCTCGCGACCGACCCCGGCGAGACGGAGGACGTCGCCAGGGCGTCGCCCATCCGCGGGGAACTGCGGGCGACGCTCCACCGGCACCACGGCGACCTGTCGCTCCCCGCCGGGGACGCCCCCGCCGAACCGACCGCCTCCGCCCGGCGGCGCCTCGAGGACCTCGGGTACCTGTAGCGCCGATGGCGGCGACCGACCCGACCCGGACGGGAGGCGAGGCGTGAGCGACCGCGCCGTCGCCTCCCCCCGACCGCTCCCGGCACCGACCGCCTCGACGACCGCCGCGACCCCCCTTCCCGACCGATGAGCCTCGCCTCGAAGGTCTCCGGCGACATCCTCGTCACCACGCTGTTCAAGCTCTCGCTCAAGGTGCGGGGGCTCGTCCTCATCCCCCTCCTGACCGTCGCGCTCGGCGTCGGCGACTACGGCGCCTACGTGCAGGTCAACGCCATCGCGACCGTCCTCTCGCTGGTCTGCCTGCTCGGCCTCGACGCCGGCTACGTCAAGTACATCCACGAGACGGGCCGCCCGGCGGGGCTGTTCACCGCCGTCACCCTCCTCGGCGGGGGGGTCGCGGCGCTCGGCGGCGGGGCGCTCGCGCTCGCCGCCGACCCGCTCGCGCGCTACACGCTCCAGTCGGCGTCGTACGCCCCGCTGTTCGTCCTCGGCGGCGGCTACGTCCTCGTCCACACGCTGTTCACGCTCGGGCGGAGTCACTACCGCGCCACCCGACGCGTCAAGCGCTTCTCGGCCATCGAGGCGGTCGACGTCTACCTCTCGGTGGGGGCCGTCGCCGCCGTCGTGTTCGTCGTCGAGGGGACCATCGTGGGGGTACTCCTCGCCACCCTCTCGGTCCACGCCTGCCTGACGCTGCTCACCTACGGCGCCATCGCGGTCGAGGGGGGACTCGCGTGGCCGTCGACCGACCAGTTGCACGAGTGCGTCCGGTTCTCGCTCGGCGCGATGGGGAGCACGGTGTCGAGTTCGCTCCTCCACCGGGTCGACCGCGTCCTCGTCGGCTACTTCCTCGGCGCGAGCGCCGTGGGCGTCTACTCCGTCGCCTACTCCGTCGCCTACCTCATGCGCCTCTACTTCCTGCCGGTGACGACGTCGTTCTTCCCGGAGTTCTCGAAGCTCTGGGCCGAGGGCGACCACGCGACGATTCGACGCTTCCTGAACAGCGGCGTCCGCTACGCGGCGACCTTCGGGCTCCCCTCCATCGCCGGGTTCGCGCTCGTGGGGAGCGACCTCATCGGCCTGCTCTCCACGCCGGCGGTCGCCCGCGAGGGGGCGCTCGCGCTCGTCCTCGTCGCGGCCGGCCTCTTCTGTATGGGCCTCGGGGAGTTCTACACCAACCTGTTCTACGCCGCCGGCGACTCGCGCGTCCCGCTGGTCGTCCAGGGGGGGACCGTCCTCGCGAACGTCCTGCTCAACTGGTGGGCCATCCCCGCGCTGGGGGTCGCCGGCGCGGCGGCGACGACGCTCGTCACGTTCGGGGCGTCCGTCCTCGTCCTCGGCGTCGCCTTCCAGTCGCACCTCCGGGTCGTCCCCGACTGGAGCCGGCTGGGACGCGTCGTCGTCGCCACCCTCGCGATGTACGCCGCCTTCGCCGTCGTCTCGCCCCCCTGGCTCGTCACGCTCGCCGCCGCGCCCGTCGGCTACTTCGCCGTCCTGTTCGCCGTCGGGGGCGTCGAACGCACCGACGTCCGCGTCGTCGTCGACGCGGTCCGGTAGCCACCGGGACGCCACCGGTCGGTCGCCGCGTGGTGTGGAGCGGACACGACCCACCCCTTCCCCTCCCGGTCGACGACCGGGAGGGCTGAGGCGGGGGGCGAGGGACGGGCCGACTCGGCCGGCCGAGTCGGTTCGTGGATATATCTACCCGGGGGCGAAACACCCACGCATGGAACGTGACGCACCCTCCGGCGCGGCCGACGCCGCGGACGCCGGGTCGTTCGACTGGCTCACCCTCGACGAGGGCGAGGAGGTCCTCTGGTCGGGCAAGCCCCACGTCTACAGCATCGTCCCCGCCCTCGTCGTCGGCATCCCCCTCTCCCTGGTCCTGGTCGGCATCCCCATCGTCGTCGGGGCGTACCTGAACCGCGAGAACACCGTCTACCTCCTGACGAGCGAGGGACTCTACCGGAAACAGGGAATCCTCTCGCGCGACGTCCGGAAGATCGGGTTCGAGAAGGTCCAGAACACCTCCTTCACGCAGGGGCCGCTCGGGACGTACGTCGGCTACGGCAACGTCGACATCTCGACCGCGGGCGGCGCCGGCGTCGAGATGCGTTTCCAGTCGGTCCCCGACCCGAAGTCCGTCCAGGAGCGCATCAACCGCCAGATTCGGCGCGCCCGCCCGGGCGGCCGGAGCGAGGAGGCCGACGACGAACGCCCCGAGGACGTCCTCGGCGACATCCTCGACGAACTCCGCGCCATCCGGACGCTCGTCGAGGGCGAGGGTGAGCGCGAGAACGAGGGCCTCGTCCCCGGTGACGAGCCGGACGCCACCGACGGGCACGGCGACGCGGCCCTCGACGCGACCGACGATTCAGGGACGGACGGGTCGTCGACCGACGGGGACCGCGCCGACGAGCCCCGGCGGACGCGGACCGGCCGGCGACTCCCCGAGAACGAGTTCGAGTCCACGCGGACCCGGTCCCGGACCACGGAGGACCGCGATGAGCGCACGGACCGCGAGTGAGTCGCCGACGGCGACGCCCGACTGGCTGGCCCTCGACGAGCGGGAGACCGTCCTCTGGCGGGGCGGCCCGCGAATCCAGACGGTCCTCCCGGGCGTCGCCGTCGGCGTCGTCCTGCTCGCGCTCGGGGTCGCCGCCCTCCTCGGTGTCGGGCCGGTCCCGAGCCACCCGGCGGTCACGCTGCTCGCGCTCTGCGTGCTGGTCGGGGGGCTGTCGATACCGCTCGCGGCGTACCTCGTGGTACGGAACACCGACTACGTCGTCACCGACCGGGGGCTCTACCGCAAGCGCGGCGTCCTCTCCCGGTCGGTGCTCTCGGTCGGCTACGAGACGGTCCAGAACGCCACCTACGCGCAGGGGGTCACGGGGACCCTCTTCGGCTACGGGACGCTGACGTTCGACACCGCGGGGAGCACCGGCGAGGAACTGAGCTTCCGCGACGTCGACGACCCGAGTACCGTCCAGTCGCTCGTGAGCCGGCGCATCGGACGGGTCGGGGAGGGGGACGTCCCCGACGGTGGCCTCCCGGGCACGACGGCGGAGTGGCGGGCCGTCCGCGAGGAGGTCCGAGCGCTCCGGCGTGCCCTCGAAGCGCGCCGGGGGGAGTGACCCACGCGTCGGCTACGAGTCCCGGTCCCGGTGGTGGTCGCCACGGCCCCCCGAGAGGTCCTCGGGCGTGTCGACGTCCCGCCGCACGCCCGGGTCGTCGACCGCGAGCAGCGCCGCGTCGTCGCTCCCGAGCAGTACGCGGCGCCCGCCGACGTCGCCGTCGACCCGGGTGAGCGCGTCGAAGTGCCGGCGGTCGAACAGCACGGGGTTACCGCGCCGGCCGTCGTGGGCGGCCGCGAGCGCGCTCCCGACCCCGGCGCGGTGGGCGTCGACGAGCAGGTCGACGGTCTCGCTCCCCACGAACGGCATGTCGCCGGGGAGGAAGACGGCGGCGTCGGCGTCCGCCTCGACCGCCGCGCGGACGCCCACCCCGACCGACGTCGACTGGCCCGCCGCGTAGTCGGGGTTCTCGACGAACGTCACCGCGAGGTCGGCCAACGCCTCTCCGACTGCCACCGCCTCGTGGCCGAGGACGACGACTATCCGGTCGAGGTGTGCGTC
This genomic window contains:
- a CDS encoding sulfatase: MTGDRPDVVLVVMDTARADSVLGRPDVMPNLHRLAAEGVTYENAFTTAPWTLPSHASLFTGQRTTDHGAHARTRRFDPSVPTLAERLGSAGYHTVAYSNNTWVSEEFGFDAGFDEFRVGWELLPGGADLAAIAKGNDGTRERLRAVLSEVDRDLPRTLVNALYARTLRHSYDSGAWLTNARMKRHLRDSERPFFAFLNYFEPHLEYDPPARYRERFLPAHLSAADLDRVNQNAWAYLTGAVTMTERDFDALEALYRAELNYLDDRIGRLAAFLRERGTLDETLFVVVGDHGENIGDHGMMDHQFCLYDTLLHVPLVVRYPPAFDPGTTTDALVEVRDLLPTLLDACGLDAPTEETVSAHSVRPDATGTVPAREYVVAEYAAPQPSIDVVRERAADGPGGGEATPDALERFDRGLRCLRTTEWKYVEGTDGSEALYHLATDPGETEDVARASPIRGELRATLHRHHGDLSLPAGDAPAEPTASARRRLEDLGYL
- a CDS encoding oligosaccharide flippase family protein, encoding MSLASKVSGDILVTTLFKLSLKVRGLVLIPLLTVALGVGDYGAYVQVNAIATVLSLVCLLGLDAGYVKYIHETGRPAGLFTAVTLLGGGVAALGGGALALAADPLARYTLQSASYAPLFVLGGGYVLVHTLFTLGRSHYRATRRVKRFSAIEAVDVYLSVGAVAAVVFVVEGTIVGVLLATLSVHACLTLLTYGAIAVEGGLAWPSTDQLHECVRFSLGAMGSTVSSSLLHRVDRVLVGYFLGASAVGVYSVAYSVAYLMRLYFLPVTTSFFPEFSKLWAEGDHATIRRFLNSGVRYAATFGLPSIAGFALVGSDLIGLLSTPAVAREGALALVLVAAGLFCMGLGEFYTNLFYAAGDSRVPLVVQGGTVLANVLLNWWAIPALGVAGAAATTLVTFGASVLVLGVAFQSHLRVVPDWSRLGRVVVATLAMYAAFAVVSPPWLVTLAAAPVGYFAVLFAVGGVERTDVRVVVDAVR
- a CDS encoding PH domain-containing protein, producing the protein MERDAPSGAADAADAGSFDWLTLDEGEEVLWSGKPHVYSIVPALVVGIPLSLVLVGIPIVVGAYLNRENTVYLLTSEGLYRKQGILSRDVRKIGFEKVQNTSFTQGPLGTYVGYGNVDISTAGGAGVEMRFQSVPDPKSVQERINRQIRRARPGGRSEEADDERPEDVLGDILDELRAIRTLVEGEGERENEGLVPGDEPDATDGHGDAALDATDDSGTDGSSTDGDRADEPRRTRTGRRLPENEFESTRTRSRTTEDRDERTDRE
- a CDS encoding PH domain-containing protein, producing the protein MSARTASESPTATPDWLALDERETVLWRGGPRIQTVLPGVAVGVVLLALGVAALLGVGPVPSHPAVTLLALCVLVGGLSIPLAAYLVVRNTDYVVTDRGLYRKRGVLSRSVLSVGYETVQNATYAQGVTGTLFGYGTLTFDTAGSTGEELSFRDVDDPSTVQSLVSRRIGRVGEGDVPDGGLPGTTAEWRAVREEVRALRRALEARRGE
- a CDS encoding nucleotidyltransferase family protein, which encodes MSDDGPRVVTAEEVGAIEEKPRPSVVGVVLAAGTSSRFGAANKLLADLDGDALVRHAARTLLDAHLDRIVVVLGHEAVAVGEALADLAVTFVENPDYAAGQSTSVGVGVRAAVEADADAAVFLPGDMPFVGSETVDLLVDAHRAGVGSALAAAHDGRRGNPVLFDRRHFDALTRVDGDVGGRRVLLGSDDAALLAVDDPGVRRDVDTPEDLSGGRGDHHRDRDS